The Streptomyces sp. NBC_01463 DNA window GGACTTCACCGTCGTCGGCGTCGGCGACATGTCGGGTGACGTGTTCGGCAACGGGATGCTGCTCTCCGAGCACATCCGGCTCGTCGCGGCCTTCGACCACCGGCACATCTTCATCGACCCGAATCCGGACGCGGCGACCTCGTACGCCGAGCGGCGCCGCCTGTTCGACCTGCCGCGCAGCTCCTGGGCCGACTACGACAAGGGGCTGATCTCCGCGGGCGGTGGCATCCACCCGCGCAGCGCCAAGTCCATTCCGGTCAACGCGCACATCCGCGAGGCGCTCGGCATCGAGTCCGGCGTCACCAAGATGACGCCCGCCGACCTGATGCAGACCATCCTCAAGGCCCCCGTCGACCTCGCGTGGAACGGCGGCATCGGGACGTACATCAAGTCCTCCGCCGAGTCGAACGCGGACGTCGGCGACAAGGCCAACGACGCGATCCGCGTCAACGGCGAGGACCTGCGGGCCAAGGTCGTCGGCGAGGGCGGCAACCTCGGCGCCACCCAGCTCGGCCGGATCGAGTTCGCCCGCAACGGCGGCCGGATCAACACCGACGCGATCGACAACAGCGCCGGCGTGGACACCTCCGACCACGAGGTGAACATCAAGATCCTGCTCAACGGCCTGGTGCGGGACGGCGACATGACCGTCAAGCAGCGCAACAAGCTGCTCGCCGAGATGACCGACGAGATCGGCCACCTGGTGCTGCGCAACAACTACGCGCAGAACACCGCGCTCGCCAACGCCTGCGCCCAGGCGCCCTCCCTGCTCCACGCCCACCAGCGCTTCATGCGCCGGCTGGGACGGGACGGGCACCTCGACCGGGCCCTGGAGTTCCTGCCCACCGACCGGCAGATCCGCGAACTGCTGAACGCGGGCAAGGGGCTCAGCCAGCCCGAACTGGCCGTGCTGCTCGCGTACACGAAGATCACGGCGGCGCAGGAGCTGATCGGGACCAGCCTCCCGGACGACGCGCATCTGCAGAAGCTGCTGCACGCCTACTTCCCGCAGCAGCTGCGCGAGCGGTTCCCGGAGGCGGTCGACGGACACGCGCTGCGGCGCGAGATCATCACCACGGTCCTGGTGAACGACACGGTCAACAGCGGTGGTTCGACCTTCCTGCACCGGCTGCGGGAAGAGACGGGCGCCTCGATCGAGGAGATCGTGCGGGCGCAGTTCGCGGCCCGGGAGATCTTCGGCCTCGGCAAGGTGTGGGACGCCGTCGAGGCGCTCGACAACAAGGTCGCCGCAGATGTGCAGACCCGCATCCGGCTGCACTCGCGCCGGCTCGTCGAGCGCGGTTCGCGCTGGCTGCTGGGCAACCGGCCGCAGCCGCTGGAGATCGCCGAGACGATCGACTTCTTCCGCAACGGGGTCGAGCAGGTCTGGGCCGAGCTGCCCAAGATGCTGATGGGCGCCGACCAGGAGTGGTACCAGAGCATCCTGGACGAGCTCACCGAGGCGGGCGTCCCGGACGAGCTGGCGCAGCGGGTGGCCGGATTCTCGTCGGCCTTCCCGGCGCTCGACATCGTGGCGATCGCCGACCGCACGGGCAAGGACCCGCTGGCCGTCGCCGAGGTCTACTACGACCTCGCGGACCGGCTGGGCATCACCCAGCTGATGGACCGGATCATCGAGCTGCCGCGGGCCGACCGCTGGCAGTCGATGGCCCGTGCCTCCATCCGCGAGGACCTGTACGCCGCGCACGCGGCGCTCACGGGTGACGTGCTGAGCGTGGGCAACGGGGCGTCCTCGCCGGAGGAGCGGTTCCACGCGTGGGAGGAGAAGAACGCGGCGATCCTGACCCGGTCGCGGTCCACGCTGGAGGAGATCCAGGGGTCGGACGCGTTCGACCTGGCGAATCTGTCCGTGGCCATGCGGACGATGCGGACGTTGCTGCGTACGCACGTCTGACGTAACGGCGAAGGGGCGGCTGCCAGGAGCTCGGATGCTCCTGGCAGCCGCCCCTTCCCGTTCTGCGGACGGGACCCGGGCGCCGACGGCCCGGGGCCTCGGCCCATACGGGTCGCGGTACTTCCGGGTCCCGGCGCATACGGATCCCACTACGTACGGATCTCATTACGTACGGATCCCAGTACGTACGGATGTCAGTGCATGCGGATCTCAGTACATACGGGTTTCGCCGGCGTCGGCCGGCGGAGGCGGCTGTCTGCGCCGCCACTCGTTGGCCAGCTCGGTCGGGAAGCGGCGGCCGCTCCGGGACAGGACCACGCCCTCGACGAGCAGGAGTTCGTCCCCGCCGCGGTACGGGCGTTCCGCCGTACCGAGCGGGTGCCACGGGCCGGGCCCCGACTTCCCGGCCGTCGACCGCCACCGCGTGCCGTAGGTGCTGCGGTCGCGTGCCTGGACGATTCCGCCATTCACCCGGAGCTCCACATGGATGCGGCTCAAGCCGGCCGTGCGCTGCTCCGGGAGCAGACCGAGCAGGCCGATTCCGCCTTCGCCCGGTGCCCGGCCGACCGCCACCGTCGAGCCGTCCTCCAGCGTGAACCGGGCCTTCACGTCCCCCTCCACCAGCAGCTTCAGCTGGACCGTCGCGGTGCGGGGGCCGTCGTCGAGCAGGCGGCCGCCGTGACTCTGGCAGTGGGGCACGCCGGCGATCATGCGCGGCAGCAGGGCCGCGGATCCCTTGCGGGTGTCGTACAGCGAGCAACGCCGATCATCGCAACGCCAGTTGCGGTTCACCACGTCGAAGCGGGGGCTGCGCCCCTTCAGTAGTCCCATCTTCTTGAGCGCGTCCTCCTCCATCTTCATGGAGATGTCCAGCGCACTGGCCACCCCCATGTCGACGGGGACCAGCCGCACCGTGCCGTCGCGGGCGGGGACCGGTTCCAGGAAGTCGTCCGTGTTGCCCTGGAGCCAGGGGCGGTCGAGGCGTTCGCCCCGGAAGCGGTCGCCGGTGATGACCGGGATGCCGGTGTACTCGCACAGTTCAAGCAGCCGCTCGTCCGCGTCCGGCAGCTCCTCCACCAGGCCCTCGCGGACCCATCGGCCGAGCAGCCGGATGTCGGCCGGATCGGTGAACTCGCGGCGTCCGCCGAGCCGCAGGCTGGCATCGGCGACGAGGTACAGCCGGATGTCGGGGTCGCGGGCGAGCTCCTTCGCCGCGTCCAGTACGAGCTGCAGCCTGCGCAGGGAGCGCAGCCCCGGTTCACCGAGTCCGCGGTTGCGCACGACGTTGGACAGGTCCACCAGGAAGCAGGCTTCGCTGAAGTCCGTGGTGAGGTGGTTCTCCAAGGAGATCGCCTTCCTCGAAGTCTCGATGCGTTATCTGACTGCATGTGAATTCCGGTGCACAGCAACTATATTGACGTCCACGACAAGCTCGCAGTTCCGGTGCGGACATCTGGCGCCGCGGGACGGTCGCGGCTTGGCGGAGACGAGAACGTGGGGGCGTTTGCGTGTCGGAGTGGGGTTCGTTCATGGACGAGTCGTCGTCGGCTCCGCCACCGCCCCGTGCGCAGCCCGCCGCCCCCGCGGCTGCCGAGGCCGACGGCTGGGGGAGTTTCGCCGACGAGGCGCCGGCGGCGGACGCCGCGGCGTCGCCGCCACCGCCGCCCGGACCCCCGCAGGGATTCGTGCGCGGGCACGGCGTCCCCGTTCCTTCCCCCGAGGTCGCGGCCTCCCTGCTGAGCGCCGGGGAAACCCTGTGGGCGCAGGTGGACGGGGCGCAGGCCGTGCTCGGTTCGGGGTGCCGGGTCGGCGTCGTGCCGGACGAGGACGGGAACGCCGTGGCGGACGGCTTCAGCGGCTGGCGCCCGGTGACGGTGGTCGACCCGGCCGCGCTCACGGTGAGACTCGTACCGCTGGCGCTGTCGGAACCGCCGGTCGGCGTCGCGACCCCGGTGGCCGAGCTGTACGCGGACCCCGAGCCGTACACCGCCCCCGCTCCGGGCAGGGCCGGGCCGTTCCCGACCGGGCAGGGTCCCGACCTCGACGAACTGCTGAACCGGGTGCTGTCGGAGGAGCGGGCCCGCGCCCGGGCCGATGCCGAGGCGGAGGCGCGCCGCGCCGAACAGGAACTCGCCCGGCTCAAGGGCGAGTTAAAGGACCAGGCGCAGGCCGCGGAGTCCCGGGCCGAGCAGCGCGAACAACGGGCGCAGGAGGCCGCGCGGCGCGCCCAGGAGTACGCCGAGCAGCAGATCGCGGCCGCGCGTGACGACGCCGCCCGGATCGTCTGGCAGTTGCAGGACCGTGCGCAGCGGGCCGAGGCCGAGATCGCCAGGCTGACGGGGGAGCTGGCGCGGGCGGAGCAGGCGGGGGTTCTGAGGCATGTGCTGGACCGCCGTCGCCGGGCCG harbors:
- a CDS encoding FHA domain-containing protein is translated as MENHLTTDFSEACFLVDLSNVVRNRGLGEPGLRSLRRLQLVLDAAKELARDPDIRLYLVADASLRLGGRREFTDPADIRLLGRWVREGLVEELPDADERLLELCEYTGIPVITGDRFRGERLDRPWLQGNTDDFLEPVPARDGTVRLVPVDMGVASALDISMKMEEDALKKMGLLKGRSPRFDVVNRNWRCDDRRCSLYDTRKGSAALLPRMIAGVPHCQSHGGRLLDDGPRTATVQLKLLVEGDVKARFTLEDGSTVAVGRAPGEGGIGLLGLLPEQRTAGLSRIHVELRVNGGIVQARDRSTYGTRWRSTAGKSGPGPWHPLGTAERPYRGGDELLLVEGVVLSRSGRRFPTELANEWRRRQPPPPADAGETRMY